From a single Microbacterium murale genomic region:
- a CDS encoding ABC transporter ATP-binding protein, translating to MIEFRSVSKRFPDGTLAVEDFSLVLPSRKTTVFVGSSGCGKTTLLRMINRMVEPSSGNVEIDGESVLDKNPVALRRSIGYVMQNSGLMPHFTVIDNVATVLRLTGTSKKDAHERARSLLDTVGLDRALADRYPSQLSGGQQQRVGVARGLAADPNILLMDEPFGAVDPIVRADLQQELIRLQVELDKTVVFVTHDIDEAFLLGDQVVILDKGARIVQVGSPSEIIENPADDFVSAFIGTERGKRALRIKQTSRGRVVVDSEGRTQGALLDEAAPNPSPSESVEGPGTQ from the coding sequence ATGATCGAGTTCCGTTCGGTCTCGAAGCGATTCCCCGATGGCACGCTCGCCGTCGAGGACTTCAGCCTTGTGCTGCCGTCACGCAAGACGACGGTGTTCGTCGGATCGTCCGGATGCGGCAAGACGACCCTGCTGCGCATGATCAATCGGATGGTCGAGCCGAGCAGCGGCAACGTCGAGATCGACGGCGAGAGCGTGCTCGACAAGAACCCGGTGGCGTTGCGGCGCAGTATCGGCTACGTGATGCAGAACTCGGGCCTCATGCCGCACTTCACCGTGATCGACAACGTCGCAACGGTGCTGCGCCTGACCGGCACTTCGAAGAAGGACGCGCACGAGCGCGCCCGCTCACTTCTCGACACCGTCGGTCTCGACCGTGCGCTCGCAGATCGCTACCCGAGCCAGCTCTCCGGTGGGCAGCAGCAGCGCGTGGGAGTGGCACGCGGCCTCGCGGCCGACCCGAACATCCTGCTCATGGACGAGCCGTTCGGCGCGGTCGACCCGATCGTGCGCGCTGATCTGCAGCAAGAGCTCATCCGGTTGCAGGTCGAGCTCGACAAGACCGTCGTATTCGTCACGCATGACATCGATGAGGCGTTCCTACTCGGCGACCAGGTGGTGATCCTCGACAAGGGCGCCCGCATCGTGCAGGTCGGCAGCCCGAGCGAGATCATCGAGAATCCCGCCGACGACTTCGTCTCCGCCTTCATCGGCACCGAGCGCGGCAAGAGGGCGTTGCGCATCAAGCAGACGTCGCGCGGTCGGGTGGTCGTCGACTCCGAGGGGCGCACGCAGGGCGCGCTTCTGGACGAGGCAGCTCCGAACCCGTCGCCCTCTGAGTCCGTTGAAGGGCCCGGCACCCAGTGA
- a CDS encoding DUF5997 family protein, which translates to MISKRDLAQRLDISLEMVARHGLGDGISEAEFAALEQDPPAWLIQSRANRKKGARPVWATLTCDVCGYTETARPKKWWPEFTYLSCRHHSPAELPKPAPGHHRGEFDGVGSRFVGFVDQSIEGV; encoded by the coding sequence ATGATCTCGAAGCGCGATCTCGCCCAGCGGCTCGACATCTCCTTGGAGATGGTCGCCCGTCACGGACTCGGAGACGGCATCAGCGAGGCTGAGTTCGCAGCGCTTGAGCAGGACCCGCCCGCCTGGCTCATCCAGTCCAGGGCCAACCGCAAGAAGGGCGCGCGCCCGGTGTGGGCCACCCTGACCTGCGACGTGTGCGGATACACCGAGACGGCCAGACCCAAGAAGTGGTGGCCGGAGTTCACCTACCTGAGTTGCAGGCATCACTCGCCGGCGGAACTTCCGAAGCCGGCCCCCGGACACCACCGCGGTGAGTTCGACGGCGTCGGCAGTCGGTTCGTCGGCTTCGTGGATCAGTCGATCGAAGGGGTTTAG
- a CDS encoding MFS transporter: MTTETGEVRTAPSTAPGIMSGTFLWITIGACALVFLGAFESLAVTTVMPVVSDDLGGERLYALAFAGPLATGVIGMVAAGNWADRRGPTAPLYTSVIAFVAGLLIAGLAPSMEALVAGRFVQGLGSGAMMVALYVVVARVYPQDKHPAIFAAFAAAWVVPSLIGPTIAAVVTDLWSWHWVFLGVVVLALAALLMVVPALRGLSGGGDATAPWALGRLGWSVLAAVAVLALNLVGDIPGVGPVLAAVAVVVALVAVRPLVPTGTLRARRGLPSVILVRGLVAGAFFGTQVYVPYLLTDRYALSPTLAGLALTGGALAWSAASTVQGRMGTRLSNALALRIGTALVLIGIALVLAIAAFRWDALVIAVAWVVAGSGMGLMSPRSSVLTLSLSTPVNQGFNSAAMTVADSFGSAMVLAITGTLFAALATTADPFTAVFALTGVIAAVAVILAPRVAVVRTREEAGA; the protein is encoded by the coding sequence ATGACAACGGAAACAGGAGAGGTGCGGACTGCCCCGTCCACCGCACCGGGCATCATGAGCGGCACGTTCCTCTGGATCACGATCGGCGCGTGCGCACTCGTCTTCCTCGGAGCGTTCGAGTCGTTGGCGGTCACGACGGTGATGCCGGTGGTGAGCGACGACCTCGGTGGCGAGCGACTGTACGCTCTCGCCTTCGCCGGCCCGCTGGCCACGGGAGTCATCGGCATGGTCGCTGCGGGGAACTGGGCCGACCGCCGCGGACCGACGGCGCCGCTGTACACGTCGGTCATCGCCTTCGTCGCCGGCCTGCTCATCGCCGGACTCGCGCCGAGCATGGAAGCCCTCGTGGCAGGGCGTTTCGTGCAGGGACTGGGCAGCGGCGCGATGATGGTCGCGCTCTACGTCGTCGTCGCCCGGGTGTATCCGCAGGACAAGCATCCGGCGATCTTCGCCGCATTCGCGGCGGCCTGGGTCGTGCCGTCGCTGATCGGACCCACCATCGCCGCCGTGGTGACGGACCTGTGGAGCTGGCATTGGGTGTTCCTCGGCGTCGTCGTGCTCGCGCTCGCCGCGCTCCTCATGGTGGTTCCGGCGCTCCGCGGTCTGTCGGGCGGCGGCGATGCGACGGCGCCCTGGGCTCTGGGCCGGCTCGGCTGGTCGGTGCTCGCGGCGGTCGCAGTGCTCGCGCTGAACCTCGTCGGCGATATCCCGGGTGTCGGCCCGGTGCTCGCGGCGGTCGCCGTCGTCGTCGCGCTGGTCGCCGTGCGACCACTGGTGCCGACGGGCACGCTGCGCGCACGCCGGGGCCTGCCGTCGGTCATCCTCGTCCGAGGGCTCGTGGCGGGTGCGTTCTTCGGCACGCAGGTGTACGTGCCGTACCTGCTGACGGATCGGTACGCGCTCAGCCCGACTCTCGCCGGGCTCGCATTGACGGGCGGCGCCCTGGCGTGGTCCGCCGCATCGACGGTGCAGGGCCGGATGGGTACCCGACTGTCGAATGCGCTCGCGCTGCGGATCGGAACGGCGCTCGTGCTCATCGGCATCGCGCTCGTGCTGGCCATCGCCGCTTTCCGATGGGATGCTCTGGTGATCGCTGTGGCGTGGGTCGTCGCAGGTTCGGGCATGGGCCTCATGAGCCCGAGAAGCAGTGTGCTGACGCTGTCGCTCTCGACACCCGTGAATCAGGGATTCAACAGCGCGGCCATGACGGTCGCCGACTCCTTCGGCAGTGCGATGGTGCTGGCCATCACCGGGACCCTGTTCGCCGCCCTGGCGACGACCGCGGATCCGTTCACCGCCGTGTTCGCCCTGACCGGGGTGATCGCCGCTGTTGCGGTCATCCTGGCGCCAAGGGTGGCCGTCGTCCGCACCCGTGAGGAGGCGGGGGCATGA
- a CDS encoding dihydrolipoyl dehydrogenase family protein yields the protein MPTDEYDLIVLGGGPVGENVADRAVQGGLTAIIVESELVGGECSYWACMPSKALLRSAQALRAAQHVAGAAEAVTGTLDVRAVLARRNSFTSDWSDDGQVGWLQSAGIDLARGHGRISGPREVTVTAEDGTTTVLKARHAVAISTGTDAAIPPIDGLVNAAPWTSREATSAQEIPASLAIIGGGVVAVEMATAYAGLGAKVTLIARSGLLEKMEPFAGELVEKGLRALGVDIRTNTGTTRVSRDEAGVTVTLDDGTDIVAEEVLAATGRTPRSRDIGLETVDLEPGKYVETDDTLRVPGSDWLYAVGDVNGRVLLTHQGKYQARAAGDVIAARANGDDVDDAAWGRHVATADHAAVPQVVFGEPEVASVGLTAQAAKDAGYETRVIDQDLGAIAGSSLREDGYSGQARMVVDAARDVILGVTFVGPDVADLLQAATFAIVGEVPISRLWHAVPAYPTVSEVWLRLLEQYGRESA from the coding sequence ATGCCAACGGATGAATACGATCTGATCGTCCTGGGCGGAGGCCCTGTCGGTGAGAACGTCGCTGACCGGGCGGTGCAGGGCGGACTCACCGCGATCATCGTCGAGAGCGAACTCGTCGGAGGCGAATGCTCGTACTGGGCGTGCATGCCGTCCAAGGCACTGCTGCGTTCGGCACAGGCGCTGCGCGCGGCCCAGCACGTGGCCGGGGCAGCCGAGGCGGTCACCGGCACACTCGACGTGCGCGCCGTGCTCGCACGCCGCAACTCGTTCACCAGCGACTGGTCGGATGATGGACAGGTCGGCTGGCTGCAGTCGGCAGGTATCGACCTGGCGCGCGGCCACGGCCGTATCTCCGGCCCACGCGAAGTCACCGTGACCGCAGAAGACGGCACGACGACAGTGTTGAAGGCCCGCCACGCGGTCGCGATCAGTACAGGAACGGATGCCGCGATCCCCCCGATAGACGGGCTGGTGAACGCTGCGCCCTGGACGAGCCGCGAGGCGACGAGTGCGCAGGAGATTCCGGCATCCCTCGCGATCATCGGCGGGGGCGTCGTCGCCGTGGAGATGGCAACCGCCTACGCGGGCCTGGGTGCGAAAGTGACCCTGATCGCCCGCAGCGGTCTGCTCGAGAAGATGGAACCTTTCGCGGGCGAGCTGGTCGAGAAGGGGCTGCGCGCGCTGGGCGTCGACATTCGAACGAACACCGGTACGACTCGTGTCTCGCGCGACGAGGCCGGCGTGACGGTGACACTCGACGACGGCACGGACATCGTCGCGGAGGAGGTGCTCGCAGCGACGGGACGCACCCCGCGCAGCCGTGACATCGGGCTCGAGACTGTCGACCTCGAACCGGGGAAGTACGTCGAGACGGATGACACCCTCCGCGTTCCGGGCAGCGACTGGCTGTACGCCGTCGGCGACGTCAACGGACGGGTTCTGCTGACCCACCAGGGCAAGTACCAGGCCAGGGCGGCGGGCGACGTGATCGCCGCGCGCGCGAACGGCGACGACGTCGACGACGCCGCGTGGGGTCGACATGTCGCCACCGCCGACCACGCCGCGGTACCGCAGGTCGTGTTCGGGGAGCCGGAGGTCGCATCGGTCGGGTTGACAGCTCAGGCCGCGAAGGATGCCGGATACGAAACACGAGTGATAGATCAGGACCTCGGAGCCATAGCCGGCTCCAGCCTCCGCGAGGACGGCTACAGCGGGCAGGCTCGGATGGTCGTCGACGCCGCGCGCGACGTCATCCTCGGCGTCACCTTCGTGGGGCCGGACGTCGCCGACCTGCTGCAGGCTGCGACCTTCGCGATCGTCGGCGAAGTGCCGATCTCACGGCTGTGGCATGCGGTGCCCGCATATCCGACAGTCAGCGAGGTCTGGCTCCGGCTGCTCGAGCAGTACGGGCGGGAATCGGCCTGA
- a CDS encoding ABC transporter permease, translating to MNLFAEAFAWLFSPERLEGQYALPILLGQHLYYTVISVLIAAVIAVPSGWLIGHSGRGREVAVAISGAARAVPSFGLMVLLVLLLGVLRVPEAATITFVLLAIPSLLAGAYTGLEAIDRRVIDAARATGMTEWQIFWKVEVPLGLPLLVGGLRAATLQVIATVTIAAYVNLGGLGWPIIQGIPLRRFDQVLGGAILVAVLALIADLLLALAQRAAVPAGIRAATPRSQTPRSVRRAASAGTSTTTSATASTT from the coding sequence ATGAATCTCTTCGCCGAAGCCTTCGCCTGGCTGTTCTCCCCGGAACGGCTGGAAGGTCAGTATGCGCTGCCCATCCTCCTCGGTCAGCACCTCTACTACACGGTCATCTCCGTTCTGATCGCGGCGGTGATCGCCGTCCCGTCCGGCTGGCTCATCGGTCACAGCGGGCGCGGACGCGAGGTGGCAGTCGCGATCTCCGGTGCGGCACGTGCTGTGCCGTCGTTCGGACTCATGGTGCTGCTCGTGCTGCTGCTGGGCGTGCTGCGCGTCCCGGAGGCGGCGACCATCACTTTCGTGCTGCTGGCGATCCCCTCGCTGCTCGCGGGGGCGTACACCGGTCTCGAGGCCATCGATCGTCGCGTGATCGATGCTGCGCGCGCCACCGGGATGACCGAGTGGCAGATCTTCTGGAAGGTCGAAGTGCCGTTGGGGCTGCCGTTGCTCGTCGGCGGTCTGCGCGCCGCGACATTGCAGGTGATCGCCACGGTCACCATCGCCGCGTACGTCAACCTCGGCGGCCTCGGCTGGCCGATCATCCAGGGCATTCCGTTGCGACGGTTCGACCAGGTGCTCGGTGGCGCGATCCTCGTCGCCGTGCTCGCACTGATCGCCGACCTGCTGCTCGCCCTCGCCCAGCGAGCGGCCGTTCCCGCCGGTATCCGCGCCGCCACGCCGCGCTCCCAGACGCCGCGTTCAGTCCGCCGCGCGGCATCCGCCGGAACATCGACCACAACATCCGCTACAGCCTCCACCACTTGA
- a CDS encoding alcohol dehydrogenase catalytic domain-containing protein, translated as MRAVVQREFGGPQVLVVEETDLPDPAEGQVRVRVAAAGVHAVDTNIRQGDGPPSMPRPSLPMTPGREVAGIVDAVGPGGDRSLIGTRVVAHVGFLNGGYAEYALAPVAALHSVPDGVTFPHAVASIGTGRTAQYVLEDARVQPGDVVIIPGASGGLGSQLAQLALSIGATVVALYGGEAKRTVVEGLAPDAAGFFALDATDESWPSQMTALLGEREPSLLIDGVGGSTGRAAFETLGRGGRVVIIGWSSGEAVRIDTDDIVGRSLTVTVPLGRPVPQLRELETRALAAVADGRVIPPVDEFPLERAADAHAAIEQRRQRGKVVLIP; from the coding sequence ATGAGGGCGGTCGTCCAGCGCGAGTTCGGGGGGCCGCAGGTGCTCGTCGTCGAGGAAACCGATCTTCCTGATCCCGCCGAGGGGCAGGTCCGCGTGCGGGTCGCTGCTGCCGGTGTCCATGCGGTGGACACGAACATCCGGCAGGGAGACGGCCCGCCATCGATGCCGCGACCGTCGCTTCCCATGACACCCGGTCGCGAGGTGGCGGGCATCGTGGACGCGGTAGGACCCGGGGGCGATCGGTCGCTCATCGGTACGCGAGTGGTCGCGCATGTCGGGTTCCTGAACGGCGGCTATGCCGAGTATGCGCTGGCACCGGTGGCCGCGTTGCACTCCGTGCCCGACGGCGTGACGTTCCCTCACGCCGTCGCCTCGATCGGCACTGGACGCACGGCGCAGTACGTGCTGGAAGACGCGCGCGTGCAGCCTGGCGACGTCGTCATCATTCCAGGGGCCTCAGGAGGTCTCGGCAGTCAGCTCGCGCAACTTGCGCTCTCGATCGGGGCCACTGTCGTGGCGCTGTACGGAGGCGAGGCGAAGCGAACCGTCGTGGAAGGGCTGGCACCGGATGCCGCGGGATTCTTCGCTCTGGATGCCACGGACGAGTCCTGGCCCTCGCAGATGACCGCACTGCTCGGGGAGCGCGAACCGTCGCTGCTGATCGATGGTGTCGGTGGATCGACGGGCCGCGCGGCTTTCGAGACGCTGGGCCGCGGTGGGCGTGTCGTGATCATCGGATGGTCGAGCGGTGAGGCGGTGCGGATCGACACCGACGACATCGTCGGCCGATCGCTCACCGTGACGGTCCCGCTCGGGCGCCCCGTTCCGCAGCTGCGTGAACTCGAGACGCGTGCGCTCGCCGCCGTGGCGGATGGCCGGGTGATTCCGCCGGTCGATGAGTTCCCCCTCGAGCGTGCAGCCGATGCGCATGCGGCGATCGAGCAGCGTCGTCAGCGAGGGAAGGTCGTGCTGATCCCGTGA
- a CDS encoding DUF427 domain-containing protein, with protein sequence MKAVLAGTVIAEADESELISIEGNWYFPLSSVKDGVLVDSPTPYTCPWKGEAQYHSAIVGGETHADAAWGYPNPYPTAFERLGKDISGHIAFDPRQVEVGP encoded by the coding sequence ATGAAGGCTGTACTCGCAGGAACCGTGATCGCCGAAGCAGACGAGAGCGAACTCATCTCGATCGAGGGCAACTGGTACTTCCCGCTGTCCTCCGTGAAGGACGGGGTGCTCGTCGACAGTCCCACGCCGTATACGTGTCCATGGAAAGGCGAGGCCCAGTACCACTCGGCCATCGTCGGCGGAGAGACGCACGCCGACGCCGCCTGGGGCTACCCGAACCCATACCCGACCGCTTTCGAACGTCTCGGCAAGGACATCTCCGGCCACATCGCGTTCGATCCGCGCCAGGTAGAGGTCGGACCATAG
- a CDS encoding short chain dehydrogenase yields MRILIIGATGHIGSVVSATLESGGHEVLRASRGSEWTVDVTDPPSVRALFEKVGEVDAVVVASGSVPFAHLTELTRDDYLTAFTSKALSQIDVVRTALDHVRDGGSITLTSGVLAREPIATGAAAAAANGAVESFVVTAAAEAPRGIRINAISPNVLENSPGYHSLFAGQRPVTDAEIGRAYRLAVEGLVTGRVITV; encoded by the coding sequence ATGCGCATCCTGATCATCGGAGCAACGGGACACATCGGCAGCGTCGTCAGCGCGACGCTCGAATCGGGCGGTCACGAAGTGCTCCGCGCGTCGCGCGGCAGCGAATGGACCGTCGACGTCACCGATCCGCCATCGGTGCGCGCCCTGTTCGAGAAGGTCGGCGAAGTGGATGCTGTGGTCGTCGCATCCGGATCCGTCCCGTTCGCGCACCTCACCGAGCTGACCCGCGACGACTACCTCACCGCGTTCACGTCGAAGGCCCTGTCGCAGATCGACGTCGTGCGCACGGCTCTCGACCACGTACGCGACGGCGGATCCATCACCCTCACGTCGGGAGTGCTCGCCCGTGAGCCGATCGCGACCGGTGCTGCGGCTGCCGCCGCCAACGGCGCCGTGGAGTCGTTCGTCGTCACCGCCGCCGCTGAGGCGCCGCGCGGCATCCGCATCAACGCCATCTCGCCGAACGTGCTGGAGAACTCGCCCGGATACCACTCCCTGTTCGCCGGCCAGCGCCCGGTGACCGATGCCGAGATCGGCCGGGCCTACAGGCTGGCCGTGGAGGGGCTTGTGACCGGCCGCGTGATCACCGTCTGA
- a CDS encoding ABC transporter permease encodes MNWIADNIGLILELTLAHLWQSAIPIVLGFFLSLPLGWVAWRYRLARGPVIILTGLLYTIPSLALLILLPAVIGLSTRSPANLIIGLTIYAVAILVRAVADGLDSVDPAIRQSATAMGYGGLRRFWTVDFPLAAPVILAGLRVTAVSTISLATVGILVGVENLGYLFTNGLQRRIIAEVFAGVIAVVVIALIIDLLLLLAGRALMPWTRAVKTPTATRAPARIVRAAA; translated from the coding sequence GTGAACTGGATCGCCGACAACATCGGCCTCATCCTCGAGCTCACACTCGCGCATCTCTGGCAGAGCGCGATCCCGATCGTGCTCGGATTCTTCCTGTCGCTGCCGCTGGGGTGGGTCGCCTGGCGTTACCGGCTCGCGAGGGGACCGGTCATCATCCTCACCGGTCTGCTGTACACGATCCCGTCTCTCGCCCTGCTCATCCTGCTCCCCGCGGTCATCGGCCTGTCGACTCGGAGCCCGGCGAACCTGATCATCGGACTCACGATCTACGCCGTCGCGATCCTGGTGCGGGCGGTCGCCGACGGGCTCGATTCGGTCGATCCGGCGATCCGGCAATCCGCGACCGCGATGGGCTACGGCGGACTTCGCAGGTTCTGGACGGTGGACTTCCCTCTCGCGGCGCCGGTGATCCTCGCCGGTCTCCGAGTGACAGCCGTGAGTACGATCTCGCTGGCCACCGTCGGGATCCTGGTCGGTGTGGAGAACCTCGGCTACCTGTTCACCAACGGCCTGCAACGGCGGATCATCGCCGAGGTGTTCGCCGGGGTGATCGCCGTCGTGGTGATCGCCCTCATCATCGATCTTCTTCTTCTGCTCGCCGGGCGCGCGCTGATGCCGTGGACGCGCGCAGTGAAGACACCGACTGCGACTCGCGCCCCCGCCCGTATCGTCAGGGCCGCCGCATGA
- a CDS encoding AI-2E family transporter, which produces MSTDTPAASDDPTDADISDASRAKVSTKAKSKKKSKPEPATEPEITTKPVIEPVLSNRSFWTRIERPFGFGFLVTLGGLAAILLGLALSNLSTVIIYIALALFAALGLDPAVRFLERRGLSRGWGVMIVLLGLIIALGLIIWAIVPVVVAQITSFVKDVPGMIADFQGSDLYATLEDQFGEQFESLVGDVQGFLTDPGNIAAIGGGALQVGASIANGISGAVIVLVLIIYFVATLPGIKTAMLRLVPARDRANADIISTQITDSVGGYVMGMVTLAFINAMVVLLLYTVLGLPFPLLLAVVAFLITLIPLVGSLLFWVIGTGIALFGDNIVFALIFAVIYLIYMQVESYFLTPRVMNRAISIPGSLVVIGALVGGTLLGLLGALVAVPVTASILIIIKKIWIPRQDSRV; this is translated from the coding sequence ATGAGCACCGACACGCCTGCGGCCTCCGATGACCCCACCGATGCCGACATCTCAGACGCCTCGCGAGCGAAGGTCTCCACGAAAGCGAAGTCCAAGAAGAAGTCGAAGCCGGAGCCCGCCACGGAACCCGAGATCACGACGAAGCCCGTCATCGAGCCGGTACTGTCGAACCGCTCGTTCTGGACGCGCATCGAGCGCCCTTTCGGGTTCGGATTTCTCGTCACTCTCGGGGGCCTGGCCGCGATCCTGCTCGGGCTCGCACTGTCGAACCTGTCGACGGTCATCATCTACATCGCACTCGCCCTGTTCGCCGCCTTGGGCCTCGACCCCGCGGTCCGCTTCCTCGAACGGCGCGGACTGAGTCGAGGGTGGGGCGTCATGATCGTGCTCCTCGGCCTCATCATCGCGCTCGGCCTCATCATCTGGGCGATCGTCCCGGTCGTCGTTGCGCAGATCACGTCCTTCGTGAAGGACGTCCCTGGGATGATCGCGGACTTCCAGGGCAGCGACCTCTACGCGACTCTGGAAGATCAGTTCGGCGAACAGTTCGAGTCGCTCGTGGGGGACGTGCAAGGGTTCCTCACCGATCCAGGAAACATCGCCGCGATCGGCGGCGGCGCCCTCCAGGTGGGCGCATCCATCGCCAACGGCATCTCCGGCGCGGTCATCGTGCTCGTGCTCATCATCTACTTCGTCGCCACGCTGCCAGGGATCAAGACCGCGATGCTCCGTCTCGTGCCGGCACGCGACCGCGCGAACGCCGACATCATCAGCACCCAGATCACCGACTCGGTCGGCGGCTACGTCATGGGCATGGTGACTCTGGCGTTCATCAACGCTATGGTCGTGCTGCTCCTGTACACGGTGCTCGGATTGCCGTTCCCCCTGCTGCTGGCCGTCGTCGCATTCCTCATCACGCTGATCCCGCTCGTGGGCTCACTGCTCTTCTGGGTGATCGGCACCGGCATCGCACTGTTCGGCGACAACATCGTCTTCGCTCTGATCTTCGCGGTGATCTACCTCATCTACATGCAGGTGGAGTCGTACTTCCTCACCCCGCGCGTGATGAACAGGGCCATCTCGATCCCGGGGTCGCTGGTCGTGATCGGCGCCCTCGTCGGAGGAACCCTGCTCGGGCTGCTCGGAGCGCTCGTGGCCGTCCCGGTCACGGCATCCATCCTGATCATCATCAAGAAGATCTGGATCCCGCGTCAGGACTCGAGGGTCTAA
- a CDS encoding ABC transporter substrate-binding protein — MFTARKSRLALIGGIGLAASLVLAGCASSNPLDTPTEDGGESAGSDTIVIGSQAYYSNEIIAEIYAQALENAGFDVKKEFNIGQRDAYMPDLESGAIDLFPEYTGNLLEFYDDAADVTSPEDVYAALQDALPEGLTALDYAEASDQDTYTVTKEFAEANNLTTIADLANLSEKATIGGAPEFEQRPYGPAGAKELYNVDLAFSATGDTTLEALLAGEIQVADIYSADPAFETEEIVALEDPKNLILASNVVPIASSDVADEIADVINGVSAALGADDLVALGVQSTVDEKSPEDIAKQWLTDNDLL; from the coding sequence ATGTTCACCGCACGAAAGTCACGCCTCGCCCTCATCGGCGGCATCGGGCTCGCAGCCTCGCTGGTGCTCGCCGGCTGCGCCAGCAGCAACCCGCTGGACACCCCCACCGAAGACGGCGGCGAGAGCGCCGGTTCCGACACCATCGTGATCGGCTCGCAGGCCTACTACTCCAACGAGATCATCGCGGAGATCTACGCGCAGGCACTGGAGAACGCCGGCTTCGATGTCAAGAAGGAGTTCAACATCGGTCAGCGGGACGCCTACATGCCCGATCTGGAGTCCGGTGCGATCGACCTGTTCCCGGAGTACACCGGCAACCTGCTGGAGTTCTACGACGACGCGGCCGACGTGACCAGCCCGGAAGACGTGTATGCGGCTCTGCAGGACGCGCTTCCAGAAGGACTGACGGCTCTCGATTACGCCGAGGCCAGTGACCAGGACACGTACACGGTCACGAAGGAGTTCGCCGAGGCGAACAACCTCACCACGATCGCCGATCTCGCGAACCTCAGCGAGAAGGCCACGATCGGAGGTGCGCCCGAGTTCGAGCAGCGCCCGTACGGGCCGGCCGGCGCCAAGGAGCTCTACAACGTCGACCTCGCTTTCTCGGCCACTGGCGACACGACGCTGGAAGCCCTGCTGGCCGGCGAGATCCAGGTCGCAGACATCTATTCTGCGGACCCGGCATTCGAGACCGAGGAGATCGTCGCGCTTGAAGACCCGAAGAACCTCATCCTGGCGTCGAACGTCGTGCCGATCGCCTCGAGCGATGTGGCCGATGAGATCGCCGACGTCATCAACGGGGTCAGCGCCGCGCTCGGTGCCGATGACCTCGTCGCGCTCGGGGTGCAGAGCACGGTCGACGAGAAATCTCCCGAGGACATCGCGAAGCAGTGGCTGACGGACAACGATCTGCTCTGA
- a CDS encoding chorismate mutase: MTDAEDARAELLRLRGSIDNIDAALIYMLAERFRATQQVGVLKAEHEMPASDPKREEQQVARLRALAEEAHLDPEFAEKWFNFVVAEVIRHHTEAKEGR; encoded by the coding sequence ATGACTGACGCCGAAGACGCCCGCGCCGAACTGCTGCGACTGCGCGGCAGCATCGACAACATCGATGCCGCGCTCATCTACATGCTCGCCGAGCGTTTCCGTGCCACTCAGCAGGTCGGCGTGCTCAAGGCTGAGCACGAGATGCCTGCCTCTGATCCGAAGCGGGAGGAGCAGCAGGTCGCCCGACTGCGCGCGCTCGCCGAAGAGGCCCACCTCGACCCCGAGTTCGCCGAGAAGTGGTTCAACTTCGTGGTCGCCGAAGTCATCCGCCACCACACAGAGGCCAAAGAGGGGCGATGA